A window of the Yersinia rochesterensis genome harbors these coding sequences:
- the trmJ gene encoding tRNA (cytosine(32)/uridine(32)-2'-O)-methyltransferase TrmJ, with the protein MLHNIRIVLVETSHTGNMGSTARAMKTMGLTNLYLVNPLVKPDSQAIALSAGASDVIGNATIVDTLDEALAGCSLVVGTSARSRTLPWPMLEPRECGVRSAREAEHAPVALVFGRERVGLTNDELQKCHYHVAIPANPEYSSLNLAMAVQILAYEVRVAFLDRQQAAAPVVVEEEAPYPLVDDLERFYLHLEQVLSHTGFIRQAHPGQIMSKLRRLFTRARPEAQELNILRGMLTSIEKQDKYPQRGADASEHNNKN; encoded by the coding sequence ATGCTACACAATATTCGTATCGTTTTGGTTGAAACCTCACACACCGGCAATATGGGTTCGACAGCCAGGGCCATGAAAACAATGGGATTAACCAATTTGTATCTGGTTAATCCTTTGGTTAAACCTGATTCTCAGGCTATTGCATTGTCTGCGGGTGCCAGTGATGTGATTGGCAATGCCACCATCGTGGATACCCTGGATGAAGCGCTGGCGGGATGCAGCTTGGTGGTTGGTACTAGCGCCCGTTCGCGCACCTTGCCTTGGCCTATGCTAGAGCCGCGTGAATGTGGCGTGCGCAGCGCACGTGAAGCTGAACATGCGCCGGTAGCACTGGTGTTTGGTCGTGAGCGGGTTGGCTTGACGAATGATGAGCTACAAAAGTGCCATTATCATGTGGCAATCCCGGCTAACCCGGAATACAGTTCACTGAATTTGGCCATGGCGGTGCAAATTTTAGCCTATGAAGTGCGAGTGGCTTTCCTTGACCGCCAGCAAGCAGCGGCGCCAGTAGTCGTAGAAGAGGAAGCGCCTTATCCATTAGTGGATGATTTGGAGCGTTTCTATCTGCATCTGGAGCAGGTTTTGTCTCATACTGGCTTTATTCGCCAGGCCCATCCGGGGCAGATTATGAGCAAGTTACGCCGCCTGTTTACCCGTGCGCGCCCGGAAGCTCAAGAGCTGAATATTCTGCGTGGGATGCTGACATCCATTGAGAAACAAGATAAATACCCGCAGCGTGGTGCTGATGCCAGTGAGCATAACAACAAAAATTAA
- the iscA gene encoding iron-sulfur cluster assembly protein IscA, translated as MSISISDSAAQRVSAFLNHRGKGLGLRLGVRTSGCSGMAYVLEFVDEMNDDDIVFEDKGVKVIIDGKSMVYLDGTELDFVKEGLNEGFKFNNPNVSNECGCGESFNV; from the coding sequence ATGTCGATATCAATCAGCGACAGTGCTGCACAACGGGTCAGCGCCTTTTTAAATCACCGTGGTAAGGGCTTAGGTCTGCGCTTAGGCGTACGGACGTCGGGCTGCTCCGGTATGGCATATGTCCTGGAATTTGTTGATGAAATGAACGATGACGATATCGTTTTTGAAGACAAAGGCGTGAAAGTGATCATCGACGGCAAAAGCATGGTCTATCTTGACGGCACCGAGCTGGATTTCGTCAAAGAAGGTCTGAACGAAGGCTTTAAATTCAACAATCCGAACGTCTCCAATGAGTGCGGATGTGGTGAAAGCTTTAACGTCTGA
- the suhB gene encoding inositol-1-monophosphatase, which produces MHPMLTIAIRAARKAGNLIAKNYETPDAVEASQKGSNDFVTNVDRDSESLIVDVIRKSYPKHTIIGEECGELLGEDDDVQWVIDPLDGTTNFIKRLPHFAVSIAVRIKGRTEVAVVYDPMRNELFTATRGQGAQLNGYRLRGTNAKDLDGTILATGFPFKVKQHAPAYLRVVGKLFEQCADFRRTGSAALDLAYVAAGRVDGFFEIGLKPWDFAGGELLVRESGGVVTDFAGGHNHFSSGNIVAGNPRVVKGILQSIIQAEVSDALKR; this is translated from the coding sequence ATGCATCCGATGCTGACTATCGCCATACGCGCTGCGCGTAAGGCCGGTAACCTGATTGCCAAAAATTATGAAACTCCGGACGCTGTCGAAGCGAGCCAGAAAGGCAGTAATGACTTTGTTACCAATGTTGACCGCGACTCAGAGAGTCTGATTGTTGACGTTATCCGTAAATCTTACCCAAAACACACCATTATTGGTGAAGAATGTGGTGAGTTGCTCGGCGAAGACGATGATGTGCAATGGGTTATTGATCCACTGGATGGCACTACCAACTTCATCAAACGTCTCCCTCACTTCGCCGTATCTATCGCCGTACGCATCAAAGGCCGTACCGAAGTTGCCGTAGTTTATGACCCAATGCGTAACGAACTGTTTACAGCTACCCGTGGTCAAGGCGCTCAATTAAACGGCTACCGTCTGCGTGGCACCAATGCCAAAGATTTAGACGGCACTATTCTGGCTACCGGTTTCCCATTCAAAGTGAAACAACATGCTCCCGCTTATCTGCGCGTTGTGGGTAAACTGTTTGAACAGTGTGCTGATTTTCGTCGCACCGGTTCAGCGGCGCTGGACTTGGCTTATGTCGCCGCAGGCCGTGTTGATGGTTTCTTTGAAATTGGCTTGAAGCCTTGGGATTTTGCTGGTGGCGAACTGTTAGTTCGTGAGTCTGGCGGTGTGGTAACTGACTTTGCAGGCGGCCATAACCACTTCAGCTCCGGCAATATCGTGGCCGGTAATCCGCGCGTTGTGAAAGGTATTCTTCAGTCTATCATTCAGGCCGAAGTGAGTGACGCCTTAAAACGTTAA
- a CDS encoding IscS subfamily cysteine desulfurase, producing MKTPIYLDYAATTPVDPRVAEKMMQYLTLDGIFGNPASRSHKFGWQAEEAVDIARNDIAALVGADPREIVFTSGATESDNLAIKGAANFYQKKGKHIITCKTEHKAVLDTCRQLEREGFEVTYLAPQSNGIIDLKQLEAAMREDTILVSIMHVNNEIGVVQDIAAIGEMCRSRGIIFHVDATQSVGKLPIDLSQLKVDLMSFSAHKVYGPMGIGALFVRRKPRIRIEAQQHGGGHERGMRSGTLPVHQIAGMGEAYRIAKEEMESEAARLRSLRLRLWNGLKDIEEVYLNGDLENGAPGILNISFNYVEGESLIMALKDLAVSSGSACTSASLEPSYVLRALGMNDELAHSSIRFSLGRFTTEEEIDYAIALVRKSIGRLRDLSPLWDMFKQGVDISSIEWSHH from the coding sequence ATAAAGACACCGATCTATCTGGATTATGCAGCAACGACCCCGGTAGACCCTCGTGTCGCTGAAAAAATGATGCAGTACCTGACTCTGGACGGTATTTTTGGTAACCCCGCCTCTCGTTCTCATAAGTTTGGCTGGCAAGCAGAAGAAGCTGTTGATATTGCACGTAATGATATTGCTGCATTAGTCGGTGCGGACCCTCGCGAGATAGTCTTCACCTCCGGTGCAACTGAGTCCGATAACCTTGCGATTAAAGGTGCTGCTAACTTCTACCAGAAGAAAGGCAAGCACATCATCACCTGTAAGACCGAACATAAAGCAGTGTTGGATACTTGTCGCCAGTTGGAGCGTGAAGGCTTCGAAGTGACTTATCTGGCACCGCAGTCTAACGGCATTATCGACCTGAAACAGCTTGAAGCCGCCATGCGTGAAGACACCATTCTGGTTTCTATCATGCACGTGAATAATGAAATCGGTGTGGTGCAGGATATCGCGGCAATCGGCGAAATGTGCCGTAGTCGCGGGATCATTTTCCATGTTGATGCGACACAAAGCGTCGGTAAATTACCCATCGATCTGAGCCAACTGAAAGTCGATTTAATGTCTTTCTCTGCCCATAAAGTTTATGGCCCGATGGGCATTGGCGCACTGTTTGTTCGTCGTAAACCTCGCATTCGCATTGAAGCACAGCAGCACGGCGGGGGTCATGAGCGCGGTATGCGTTCAGGGACTTTACCCGTTCATCAGATAGCTGGCATGGGTGAAGCTTACCGTATCGCCAAAGAAGAGATGGAAAGCGAAGCTGCGCGCCTGCGTTCACTGCGTCTGCGGTTGTGGAATGGTCTCAAAGATATCGAAGAAGTTTACCTGAATGGCGATTTAGAGAATGGCGCACCTGGCATTCTGAACATCAGTTTCAACTATGTTGAAGGTGAGTCGCTCATCATGGCACTGAAAGATTTAGCTGTTTCATCGGGTTCAGCCTGTACTTCCGCGAGTCTGGAACCTTCTTACGTGTTGCGTGCGTTGGGGATGAACGACGAACTGGCTCACAGTTCAATTCGTTTCTCTCTGGGGCGTTTCACCACTGAAGAAGAGATCGACTACGCCATTGCGCTGGTTCGCAAATCCATTGGCCGTCTGCGTGACTTGTCTCCGCTGTGGGATATGTTTAAGCAGGGCGTGGATATCAGCAGCATTGAATGGTCGCACCATTAA
- the hscA gene encoding Fe-S protein assembly chaperone HscA — translation MALLQISEPGLTAPPHQRRLAAGIDLGTTNSLVATVRSGKAQTLADEQLRDLLPSVVHYQQNGIDVGWNARNLAALDPVNTISSVKRMMGRSLADIVQRYPNLPYQFQSSENGLPMIQTASGLVNPVQVSADILKSLAQRAQAALEGELDGVVITVPAYFDDAQRQGTKDAARLAGLHVLRLLNEPTAAAIAYGLDSGQEGVIAVYDLGGGTFDISILRLSRGVFEVLATGGDSALGGDDFDHLLADWLREQAGIDSRDDHGVQRQLLDAAIAAKIALSDAEIADVSVAGWQGQITRQQFESLIASLVKRTLMACRRALKDAGVTADEVLEVVMVGGSTRVPLVREQVGQFFGRTPLTSIDPDKVVAIGAAIQADILVGNKPDSDMLLLDVIPLSLGLETMGGLVEKIIPRNTTIPVARAQEFTTFKDGQSGMMIHVLQGERELVQDCRSLARFSLRGLPPLPAGGAHIRVTFQVDADGLLSVTAMEKSTGVEASIQVKPSYGLSDDEIANMIKDSMANAHSDIGARKLAEQQVEASRVLESLQGALAQDAALLSEQESTAIAQAMAALQQQMQGTDPHAIEAAIKALDAQTQDFAARRMDASIRRALAGHSVDEV, via the coding sequence ATGGCCTTATTACAAATTAGTGAGCCTGGTTTAACTGCACCGCCGCATCAACGTCGGTTGGCTGCAGGGATAGATTTAGGCACCACCAACTCACTGGTAGCGACAGTGCGCAGCGGTAAAGCGCAAACGCTGGCAGATGAACAGCTGCGGGATCTTTTGCCCTCAGTGGTTCACTATCAACAAAATGGCATTGATGTCGGCTGGAATGCGCGCAATTTAGCGGCATTGGACCCGGTCAATACCATCAGTTCAGTTAAACGCATGATGGGCCGTTCTTTGGCCGATATCGTGCAGCGCTACCCTAATCTGCCTTACCAATTCCAATCCAGTGAAAATGGTTTACCGATGATCCAGACGGCGAGCGGGTTGGTTAATCCGGTGCAAGTGTCTGCAGATATTCTCAAATCATTGGCACAGCGGGCACAGGCGGCCTTGGAAGGGGAATTGGACGGCGTGGTCATTACTGTCCCCGCTTATTTTGATGATGCTCAACGGCAGGGCACCAAAGATGCCGCTCGTCTGGCGGGGTTGCATGTGTTGCGTTTGCTCAATGAGCCGACCGCTGCGGCTATCGCCTATGGTCTGGATTCAGGTCAGGAAGGGGTGATCGCCGTTTATGACTTGGGCGGCGGGACATTTGATATCTCTATCTTGCGCTTGAGCCGCGGTGTGTTTGAAGTGCTGGCAACTGGCGGCGACTCGGCACTGGGGGGCGATGACTTTGACCACCTATTAGCCGATTGGCTGCGTGAGCAAGCTGGTATTGATTCCCGTGATGACCATGGTGTCCAGCGGCAATTATTGGATGCGGCCATCGCGGCTAAGATTGCCTTGAGTGATGCTGAGATTGCTGATGTCTCCGTGGCTGGCTGGCAAGGGCAAATCACCCGTCAGCAGTTTGAATCTCTGATAGCGTCATTAGTTAAACGCACATTAATGGCCTGTCGCCGCGCGTTAAAAGATGCGGGCGTCACTGCCGATGAAGTGCTGGAAGTGGTAATGGTCGGCGGCTCGACCCGTGTGCCCTTGGTGCGCGAGCAGGTTGGGCAATTTTTTGGCCGCACGCCACTGACTTCGATTGATCCCGATAAAGTGGTCGCTATTGGCGCGGCGATTCAAGCCGATATTCTGGTGGGGAATAAACCCGACAGTGACATGCTGCTGCTTGATGTTATCCCGCTGTCATTAGGGCTGGAAACCATGGGCGGTTTAGTGGAGAAAATCATTCCACGCAATACCACTATTCCGGTCGCCCGCGCGCAAGAATTTACCACCTTTAAAGACGGCCAGAGCGGGATGATGATTCACGTGCTGCAAGGTGAGCGCGAACTGGTACAAGATTGCCGTTCTCTCGCCCGCTTTAGTTTACGGGGTTTACCGCCGCTGCCCGCGGGGGGCGCGCATATTCGTGTGACTTTCCAGGTGGATGCGGACGGTTTGTTGAGTGTCACGGCGATGGAAAAATCCACCGGCGTGGAGGCATCGATTCAGGTGAAGCCCTCTTATGGGCTGTCTGATGATGAAATTGCCAATATGATTAAAGATTCGATGGCGAACGCGCACAGCGACATTGGCGCACGTAAGCTGGCGGAACAACAAGTCGAAGCCTCCCGCGTGTTGGAAAGTTTACAAGGCGCATTGGCACAAGACGCAGCACTACTCAGTGAGCAAGAAAGTACTGCTATCGCTCAGGCGATGGCGGCATTACAGCAGCAGATGCAGGGCACTGACCCACATGCAATCGAAGCTGCGATAAAAGCGTTAGATGCACAAACGCAAGATTTTGCCGCGCGCCGGATGGATGCTTCTATTCGCCGTGCTTTGGCTGGCCATTCAGTGGATGAGGTTTAA
- the hscB gene encoding co-chaperone HscB, protein MDYFTLFGLPAQYLIDGNQLTTRYQELQRQFHPDRFANQPERERLASLQQAATINDAYQTLKHPLKRAEYMLSLQGFDLGNEQHTMRDTAFLMEQLELREELDAIERHSDAEAQLAAFSRRLALMTKTRSQLMVEQLDQQQWEQAADTVRKLRFLDKLGQQVEQLEERLFDDFS, encoded by the coding sequence ATGGATTACTTCACATTATTCGGGCTGCCGGCTCAGTACCTGATTGACGGCAACCAACTCACGACCCGCTATCAAGAATTGCAACGCCAATTCCATCCTGACCGTTTTGCAAATCAGCCTGAACGCGAGCGTTTGGCCTCATTGCAACAAGCCGCGACCATCAATGATGCTTACCAAACCCTCAAGCACCCGTTAAAACGGGCTGAGTATATGCTATCTTTGCAGGGTTTTGATTTAGGCAACGAACAGCATACTATGCGTGATACCGCGTTTCTGATGGAGCAATTGGAGCTGCGGGAAGAGCTTGATGCTATCGAACGCCACTCAGATGCTGAGGCGCAACTTGCTGCATTCAGTCGCCGTTTGGCACTGATGACGAAAACGCGCAGCCAACTGATGGTGGAGCAATTGGATCAACAACAGTGGGAACAAGCCGCTGACACGGTTCGAAAATTACGTTTTCTGGATAAGTTAGGACAGCAGGTTGAACAGCTAGAAGAGCGCCTGTTTGATGATTTTTCCTGA
- a CDS encoding DUF1007 family protein codes for MLCYNKFGVINRLITLLLTGGALIFSPLAQAHPHSFIDMDASFVSEKQTLVGIKMVWTMDEITSADLLYDAENAKSDSEIWKKLAAEVMANVLGQHYFTDIYRDGKPVKYKNLPTEYHLSRKGHQAVLEFILPLAEPQPLAGKPFIISTYDPTYFVDMTYDGNKAVRLSDEMAKSCKLTLFTPNPNTSLQAYALSLDKSDSPGEDMELGKQFAQRVTVQCQ; via the coding sequence ATGTTATGTTATAACAAATTTGGCGTAATTAACCGACTGATTACCTTGCTGTTAACGGGGGGCGCTCTTATTTTCAGCCCACTGGCTCAGGCCCACCCTCATAGTTTTATCGATATGGATGCCAGCTTCGTCAGTGAAAAACAGACGTTGGTGGGAATAAAAATGGTGTGGACGATGGATGAAATTACTTCCGCAGATCTGTTATATGACGCAGAAAATGCCAAAAGTGACTCGGAAATCTGGAAAAAACTGGCGGCTGAAGTGATGGCGAATGTGCTGGGACAGCACTATTTCACTGATATCTACCGTGACGGTAAGCCGGTGAAATATAAAAATTTGCCGACAGAATATCATTTGTCGCGCAAGGGGCATCAGGCGGTTCTAGAATTTATTTTGCCCTTGGCCGAACCGCAGCCGCTGGCCGGAAAGCCTTTTATTATCTCGACTTACGACCCTACCTATTTTGTGGATATGACTTATGACGGTAATAAGGCGGTAAGGCTGTCGGATGAAATGGCGAAAAGCTGCAAATTGACCTTATTCACGCCCAACCCCAATACATCATTACAAGCTTACGCACTGTCTTTGGATAAAAGTGATTCACCAGGAGAAGATATGGAACTTGGCAAACAATTCGCCCAACGGGTCACCGTGCAATGCCAGTAG
- the iscX gene encoding Fe-S cluster assembly protein IscX, with product MSLTWQDTREIGEALYDQFPDTDPKTVRFTDMHQWICDLEDFDDDPQGSNEKVLEAILLVWLDEFE from the coding sequence ATGAGCTTAACCTGGCAAGATACCCGCGAGATTGGCGAAGCGCTTTACGACCAGTTCCCGGACACCGATCCGAAAACAGTGCGTTTCACTGATATGCACCAATGGATCTGTGATTTAGAAGATTTCGATGACGATCCGCAAGGATCAAATGAAAAAGTGCTGGAAGCCATCCTGCTCGTCTGGTTAGATGAATTTGAATAA
- a CDS encoding nickel/cobalt transporter yields the protein MPVGLATVSRPKHWLINLWPLVLFLVLLAAAAQVAWLYWPELLFKTVAWQKSMHQQMAQLLQQVKANPHQAGLALMMFSLIYGVLHAVGPGHGKVVIVTYLATHPAQLKNSLKLTFAASILQGGVAILLVTVLLGILQLSSRYLHQSSFWLEKGSFLLVIALGVLLCFRAIKRLYHQVKLLKPQKISIQRLQPLSATHVHSESCGCGHRHMPNSQELQAGNDWRTRLAIVLAMGMRPCSGAIIVLLFAKVIGVYWWGILSAIAMAIGTSLTISLLALFVHYARRLAVHLSRKRAPAAWGAIAWATLALTGGIILLFAGALLYISSQPDFIGGVRPFGR from the coding sequence ATGCCAGTAGGTCTCGCCACTGTGTCGCGGCCAAAACATTGGCTAATAAATTTATGGCCACTGGTGCTGTTTTTAGTGTTGCTGGCCGCTGCCGCGCAGGTGGCATGGCTTTATTGGCCGGAACTGTTATTTAAAACAGTGGCTTGGCAAAAAAGTATGCATCAGCAGATGGCCCAGTTACTGCAACAGGTGAAAGCCAATCCGCATCAGGCCGGTTTAGCGCTGATGATGTTCAGCCTGATTTACGGCGTGCTACATGCCGTAGGGCCGGGGCATGGCAAAGTGGTGATAGTGACTTATCTTGCCACCCACCCGGCGCAACTTAAAAACAGTTTGAAACTGACGTTTGCGGCGTCGATATTGCAAGGGGGCGTCGCTATCTTGCTGGTTACTGTGCTGTTGGGCATATTGCAACTTTCCTCCCGCTATTTGCACCAAAGCAGCTTTTGGTTGGAGAAAGGCAGTTTTCTGTTGGTTATCGCGCTCGGCGTTTTATTGTGTTTCCGTGCAATAAAGCGGCTTTATCATCAAGTGAAGTTATTAAAACCGCAGAAAATCAGCATTCAGCGCCTACAGCCATTGAGTGCGACTCATGTTCACAGTGAAAGTTGCGGCTGTGGGCATCGCCATATGCCCAATTCTCAAGAACTACAAGCGGGTAATGATTGGCGCACTCGTCTGGCGATTGTTTTGGCGATGGGCATGCGGCCTTGCTCCGGTGCGATTATAGTGCTGTTGTTTGCTAAAGTCATTGGAGTCTATTGGTGGGGTATTTTGTCAGCCATTGCGATGGCGATCGGCACCTCATTGACCATCTCGTTACTGGCGCTATTTGTTCACTATGCACGGCGGCTGGCGGTGCATTTAAGCCGTAAGCGGGCACCCGCAGCATGGGGGGCGATAGCTTGGGCGACATTGGCATTAACCGGCGGAATTATTCTGCTGTTTGCCGGCGCTCTGCTTTATATTTCCAGTCAGCCGGACTTTATCGGCGGAGTCAGGCCATTTGGCCGCTAA
- the csiE gene encoding stationary phase inducible protein CsiE has protein sequence MHLDTSSVPLLSSQPLSGQQRRCHMLLMLFMPTSRVQLEAISQINGVEQPTTRQDIAEVTHEIQCFYHLQLRANVDDICLIQGSRLDKRLCLIHWLRRGIRYCPEFIEHYFAPSLYHALSWDNRLISEDLPNIIAQCEPYLNRHLNEKDRQFLQLYLAYCAWENRQHALPELSLAQQQWLTCKPALVAADSLFDLFNPLLGDPLDKIERDVLILMLTMIKAHNYHGSQSVEDSRLNKAIDQLVMHFQQLSGMTLSSNKRLMNQLFAHLAPAIERCYFNIGIDNSSLEEVNRQYPRLLRTTQQALAAFEQEYQIQFSADEAALIAIRFGAWLMQGNALQEKQILLLTRNNSELEQQVEQQIRELTLLPLHIKYLPHDVYLQSGAPAGTAVVLTPYAVGQPESTPPLIQVLLPMSAQQNQQLRRLLDLS, from the coding sequence ATGCACTTGGACACGTCTTCTGTGCCGCTGTTATCCAGTCAACCACTGTCCGGGCAACAACGCCGCTGCCATATGTTACTGATGCTCTTCATGCCCACAAGCAGGGTACAATTGGAGGCTATCAGCCAAATCAACGGCGTCGAGCAGCCCACTACCCGGCAAGATATAGCCGAGGTTACTCATGAAATCCAGTGTTTCTACCATTTGCAACTGAGGGCCAATGTCGATGACATCTGTTTGATTCAGGGCAGTCGGCTCGACAAAAGGCTGTGTTTAATCCACTGGCTGCGCCGAGGCATTCGCTATTGCCCTGAGTTTATTGAACACTATTTTGCGCCTAGTTTATATCATGCTCTCTCATGGGATAATCGGCTGATTTCAGAGGATTTACCCAACATAATCGCCCAATGTGAACCCTATCTGAACCGCCATCTCAATGAAAAAGATCGCCAGTTTTTGCAACTGTATTTAGCTTATTGTGCTTGGGAAAATCGGCAGCATGCTCTGCCAGAATTATCCCTCGCCCAGCAACAATGGCTAACATGTAAACCCGCGCTGGTAGCTGCTGACAGCTTATTTGATTTATTTAATCCGCTGCTGGGCGACCCGCTCGATAAAATCGAACGCGACGTGCTCATCCTGATGCTGACCATGATTAAGGCGCATAATTATCACGGTTCTCAATCAGTGGAAGATTCACGTCTAAACAAGGCCATCGACCAGTTAGTCATGCATTTTCAACAACTTTCCGGTATGACACTGAGCAGCAATAAGCGGTTAATGAACCAGCTTTTTGCCCATCTCGCCCCAGCTATTGAGCGCTGTTATTTCAATATCGGCATTGATAATTCATCGCTGGAAGAAGTTAACCGCCAATACCCCCGGCTGTTACGAACCACTCAGCAAGCGCTGGCGGCGTTCGAACAAGAATATCAGATTCAATTCTCTGCCGACGAGGCGGCCCTGATAGCCATTAGATTTGGTGCCTGGTTGATGCAGGGAAATGCATTACAAGAGAAGCAAATTTTGTTGCTGACAAGGAATAACTCAGAGTTGGAACAACAAGTTGAACAGCAAATTCGCGAGTTAACTCTGTTGCCGTTGCATATTAAATATTTGCCCCATGATGTGTATTTGCAATCCGGTGCGCCCGCCGGAACTGCGGTGGTGCTGACCCCTTATGCCGTGGGGCAACCTGAATCAACACCTCCGCTGATTCAGGTATTATTACCCATGAGCGCGCAACAAAATCAGCAATTACGCCGCCTATTAGATTTATCCTAA
- the iscU gene encoding Fe-S cluster assembly scaffold IscU, translating into MAYSEKVIDHYENPRNVGSFDNADPTIGSGMVGAPACGDVMKLQIKVNDAGIIEDARFKTYGCGSAIASSSLVTEWMKGKSLEQAEAIKNTQIAEELELPPVKIHCSILAEDAIKAAIADYKSKHTAK; encoded by the coding sequence ATGGCTTACAGCGAAAAAGTAATCGATCACTACGAAAACCCACGTAACGTCGGGTCATTCGACAACGCAGATCCTACCATTGGTAGCGGAATGGTTGGCGCACCCGCTTGTGGTGATGTCATGAAGTTGCAGATTAAAGTTAACGACGCTGGCATCATTGAAGATGCACGTTTCAAAACTTATGGCTGCGGCTCTGCTATTGCCTCCAGCTCTCTGGTAACTGAATGGATGAAAGGTAAGTCTCTCGAGCAGGCTGAAGCGATCAAGAATACTCAGATCGCAGAAGAGCTGGAGTTACCGCCAGTCAAAATTCACTGCTCAATTTTGGCTGAAGATGCCATTAAAGCAGCTATCGCCGACTACAAAAGCAAACATACTGCCAAGTAG
- the fdx gene encoding ISC system 2Fe-2S type ferredoxin yields MPKIVFLPHKDLCPDGAVLEATQGETILDVALRNGIDIEHACEKSCACTTCHCIVREGFDSLPESSELEDDMLDKAWGLEPESRLSCQATVTDEDLVVEIPRYTINHAREH; encoded by the coding sequence ATGCCCAAAATAGTATTTCTGCCCCATAAAGACCTTTGCCCGGATGGTGCAGTGCTGGAAGCAACCCAAGGTGAGACTATACTGGACGTTGCCCTGCGCAATGGAATCGACATCGAGCATGCCTGTGAGAAATCCTGCGCTTGCACGACTTGCCACTGTATCGTGCGCGAAGGCTTTGATTCGCTACCAGAAAGCAGTGAGCTGGAAGATGATATGTTGGATAAAGCTTGGGGTCTGGAGCCAGAAAGCCGCCTGAGTTGTCAGGCGACAGTGACGGATGAAGATCTGGTGGTTGAGATCCCGCGTTATACTATCAACCATGCGCGAGAACATTAA
- the iscR gene encoding Fe-S cluster assembly transcriptional regulator IscR: MRLTSKGRYAVTAMLDVALHSHDGPVPLADISERQGISLSYLEQLFSRLRKNGLVASVRGPGGGYLLGKDASVIAVGAVITAVDESVDATRCQGKEGCQGGDRCLTHTLWRDLSERISSFLNNITLAELVNNQDILEVADRQNNDTRRTANGRPQETINVNLRA; this comes from the coding sequence ATGAGACTGACATCCAAAGGCCGTTATGCCGTGACCGCTATGCTTGATGTAGCATTACATTCCCATGACGGGCCAGTTCCTCTGGCCGATATTTCTGAACGTCAGGGGATTTCATTATCCTACTTGGAACAGCTTTTTTCACGGTTACGCAAAAATGGCTTAGTCGCCAGCGTTCGTGGTCCAGGTGGCGGTTACCTGCTGGGTAAAGATGCTTCAGTAATCGCGGTCGGTGCGGTTATCACTGCCGTTGACGAATCTGTCGATGCCACCCGTTGCCAGGGTAAAGAAGGTTGTCAGGGTGGCGATCGTTGCCTGACTCATACTTTGTGGCGTGATTTGAGTGAGCGCATTAGCAGCTTCCTCAACAACATTACATTGGCAGAACTGGTTAATAACCAAGATATTCTTGAGGTTGCGGATCGTCAAAATAACGATACGCGCCGTACGGCCAATGGCCGACCGCAAGAGACGATTAACGTCAATCTGCGCGCATAA